Genomic segment of Hylaeus volcanicus isolate JK05 chromosome 6, UHH_iyHylVolc1.0_haploid, whole genome shotgun sequence:
taatatttcctctAGGTACATGCCACCATCCAGAAGGGAGTACCGCAACACAGAGTCCTTCCAACCATTCCAACCCTCGTCGTCCTTCGATCCCGCGCCTTATGGTTCCTACAACAGGGCCTCTGGAAGCAGAGGAACACCCGAGTATCCCCGTAGACGCGAAAACCCCTTCAGCTTCCAGAGGGAATTCGATTCTGACGTTGCTTCTGCACCGTCCGCCCCTGTTCAGAACTCAGGCGAACCTGTGAATCCCTACCAACCTCGTCTCCCATTTTTCAAACACTTGGACAGGTCTCCCTACCGAAAACCCAACTTCTACGACGTGATCAGACCTCAGTCCATGGGAATAAACAACCGATACTCTGATTATTACTCCCCTGACGATGAACCCTACATGGAAGACGTTCCCAGGTCGTCCTATCCTTCTTGGGATAGGCCTTTGAGACCTCTTGGAGACCCTCAAAAGAAGATACACGTGGTCTATAGGGCTGACAGGTACACCGACGACTCCATGGAGGAAGAGAATCCCACCACTGGACCAGAACAGTTTCCTAGGTGGCAGATTCCTCATAGGATCTCTGGAAACTCTGCAGCTGGACCAAGAGAGGAGGGGTTTGACGGATTCCCACAACCCAGAAGAGATCAACCCAGAGAATCCAGCTTGGTTTATCAGCCAGAGATAAAGTATAGTCCTTACAACATACGACCAGACCTGAACCTTTTGAAGATGATGCAGAGTGTGGCTAAAAATGGAGTCGTGATTGGCAGTGGCGGTGCCTGGCAGGATCTGGGGGGGCAGGGGTCTGAAAACAGAACGCTTATGGCTATCGAGGGTGAAGACAACAAGGACGAGGTTGTTAAAGAGATGGAGGATCAGAGAAAGAGTGGTTTGGATTCTCAGGAAGACCAAAGGCCGGAGTTCAAGGGGAAGAGGGACGCTGAGGGTGGAAGCATTCGTGGAAAGAATGCGGACGAATCTGAGGAGCCAAAGAACACGGCTTGGGCGGAGTCTTCAATTGAACTTGGGTCGTTGGAATCTACGGAACCTAGTACCCAACCCCGGTATATCGAGGTGGATGCGATGACAGTAGGACCTTTGATGCTACCTTAAAAAGGTGGAAACGATGATTTGCTATCTTACTCTTGGAGACATCTAGGGAACTAttaggaaaataaagaaaataagaaaagtgGTTACGAGTGTGGAAAATTTCTCATCTATCTCATTCCATTTTATCTCATCCTGTAGCGTTGCAATTgtttagtttaaaattaaataaataaaaatgcttgaAAGTATGGAGAAAATAAAGACCAGAGAGTTCCAGTCTCAGAAACAagcatttctttctttataaagtttttctttcttttgttttcattgaGAAGATTCAGCTTTCGcgaacatatttttcattgagaTCGAACGGTTATTGTTACTGTGTTATTGcgagttaataaaataacggTATTTCCTGGCATAGAGTTGAGACCTGTCATAAAATTACTCTATTCTCCAACTATCGTACCGAGTACTGAATTATATTGCACTGAATTAAGCCAGTCGGTAAAATAACACAATTTCCGGGCTGCTCAGTTTCCCAGATGATATTTTCCTAGAGC
This window contains:
- the LOC128878576 gene encoding uncharacterized protein LOC128878576, with protein sequence MFQRIIGERVLLCLIVDVILVSGSFWNYPQNQQPRTPRHASCPSCSRDCPDALVSWYMPPSRREYRNTESFQPFQPSSSFDPAPYGSYNRASGSRGTPEYPRRRENPFSFQREFDSDVASAPSAPVQNSGEPVNPYQPRLPFFKHLDRSPYRKPNFYDVIRPQSMGINNRYSDYYSPDDEPYMEDVPRSSYPSWDRPLRPLGDPQKKIHVVYRADRYTDDSMEEENPTTGPEQFPRWQIPHRISGNSAAGPREEGFDGFPQPRRDQPRESSLVYQPEIKYSPYNIRPDLNLLKMMQSVAKNGVVIGSGGAWQDLGGQGSENRTLMAIEGEDNKDEVVKEMEDQRKSGLDSQEDQRPEFKGKRDAEGGSIRGKNADESEEPKNTAWAESSIELGSLESTEPSTQPRYIEVDAMTVGPLMLP